The genomic DNA AACAGGGTTTTgggagattttgtttttaacctaACACGAATAGCTCAGACtacaagtagaagaagaagaggaaacggGCGGGTGGGCGGACGGGTCGGGTAAAGTATGATCCATAAGCCCAATTTAATTAAAAGGCCCAAAGCCCATGTTTTACAATAACATAAGATTACCTCGCTTTAACACTTACAATGACAGTAAAAAATCTCAACCTTTggactaaatttttttacatttgaaaacaaaaatacattttggaAGAAGTAAACTCATATAATAATTGCACCCACAAGTCCACAAACAACAaccatgatttttgtttttgtcgacAGCTTTATAAAACCACAACcatgattttaatgtttttttttttaaaaaaagggtTAAATTAATTTAGATGTGAAAAGTAAATACTAGGAATAAAAATCATGCCAAAAGCCAGAAGTCTTTGTGGCGCTTAGTTGTAAGAGTGTAACCACCAAGCTTCTTGCCTCTCTTACGAACCGCAATGGCCATACAAGGAGAGTTGTTGATGCAATACTCCACAAAGTCGTGTTTGGACGTCACGGGTCGGGCCTGCGATGCCCATACCATTAGTAACCGCCACGTAGCGTGCTGTTTCTTCTGGCCTAGAACCAGCATAGAagcctctctttcttttgcttcttttactATGGTCGGACCCTTCTCGTCACCTTTTACAACCACCACTTCTGTCTTTACCTAATTCAacaaattattgttttgatttctttctaaatattaaaaagtaagaaaaataatgttttgaataaatatatggTGAAAGTGGATTATCTAGTTTAAAGGATATTACAATGAAGTGTTCatcaatattgtatatatgaacATATAACGATCTGTGTTGTGCAAAATggaatgaacaattcactttaaaTTAAAGTAAAGATCGATCCAGATTGTTGATCTCCAACTACGATTGTGAAGAAGAATGTGCGATATAGATTTTACTCATTTATACAATTTAACCATATTGTTATTTCCGAGAATATATGTAAATGATgaattgttcaaaaaaaaaaaatcattataaatgttttgtagaaaaaaaaaggtatggtAAAGAAACGTATTACTAACCTCAGGTCTTTTAAGCTCACAAATGTTTTTCAAGGCTGAAACTTTTTTATTAGCTCTTGACGTTGTGGTTTTCTCGCaagattcttctccttctttttcttcttcttcttctttggtagCTAGAGCACCACCTAGAGATCAAAACATATTATGTAAAAGCATTAAAGCAATAAGAATCATTTATGTGGTAAAAGTAAAATACGAAGAAAGACAATTGACCTGATTGAGAGGGTTTAGCTTTaagaaagtaaagaagaagaatgtaatCTTGAGGCTGAGCACAGTGCGAGAGAGTCCAAAGAAGAGCGTTCTTAGCCTCCGAGCAAGAATCAACCACGACcatgattcttcttccttttatctCTGTGGAGGAGCTTGGAGGCTCGTGGCTGCAGCCATGCTGGCTCGTAGTTGTCGGTGGTTGGACTCTTACATTAGCCCTTATCCTGCTTAGAAAGAACCCGTCTCCTTTCTttcccattctctctctctatctctctttctcaaaagaATTGGACAAGAAGATGTTATAAGATGGTGGAGAAAGTAAATGAGATTAAGAGCTATATGATATTGAGTAATTATGATCTTGCTTTTGGTAGCTTCCCACACTTTTATATACGTAATCCTCAGTTTCTCACTTTCTACCCATGTTTAGTAATAGCCACAATGTTATTTAAAGAGTAAATTATTATCCTTGCTTTTGGTAGCTCCCCAATTTAGACGCGTTGCACTTAAACTTGCTAATTGTGTacattttgtgtatatatagaacCGACATCCACATTTACAATCTCATGGCCTATAGAATCGCAATGACGTGTGCCTCAAATCATAACTAATAAATACtatatgtttttattcttatttcGTTCcatgtttttcaaattttaatccCGAAGGCGAAGATTAATCATTTACGTGagttattttgtaattatgtttctCCGGGTCTAGTTATCAAAACCCATTGTGGGTGAATGAAAATGATGGACAAAATCTCATGGGATATAGAATTGTTGTGAAATTTGCAATCACTAATCATGTGCaccaactaattttttttttctttcattccaTGTTTATCGAATTCTAAGCACATAGATTAATCATTTTGGTGAGTTCCTTTGTAATCATGTTTCTCCGGTCTCTAGTTATCAAAACCCGTTGTAGGTGAATAATGATGGCTACTTATATACTTTTGTGTATCCAAACTTTAATTCTCTTAGTTACTTTGATACTTTTGTATTGCGCCTTTGAGTATGAATAATGATGTCTCAACTcttttgtgttattattattagacaTCGAGTGTTGGGTCGTTGgcgcttcttcttcatcatgttcatcatcatcaagccgTAGGTCCCAACACTTATTCCTGCCAACCGATAATTGTTACAAACCATATGTGATATATGTAACATAATTATAGTCTCTTAAAAGTAGTAGAATTGTCATAACTGATCTTTAATTAGCCAATTAAAAAGTTCGTAATGCTTACCATAGAAATGTCTTGTTCGGTGTGTGTTAGTTGCATATACAGCACATATATAATCAACCAATAAAAAGTGcgtttgttttcaaaaaaaaaaccaaaatctccaaCTTGGATTTGTGCTCAAAGTAGCGATCTGGCATAATATCAAGTTAAGTGTAATCACCATAATtatctttccctttttctttttaaaccaaTTACTATCTTTCCTTTCTTGTGCTAAGAAGCAcatattttacatttgtttcaCATTTGAACAATTTTTGGGTTCACTCCTAAAGTCAACCCTTTTCTTCCCTTCTCCTTATTTTAACCAATGAAAATCTGACGTatcataatacatttaaaaatCTATTCATTCTAACTCCTTATTAAATAacgaaacaaaatctgtatgcattcttataaaattaaaaattcaaatcgtttttttataaactcaacccgatatataattttgttctaattgtaaaatcgaaaccctaaccatttcttttgcaaatccaaaccgacatataatttcattctaattgtaaaatctaaatactaaccacttcatttgtaaacccaaatcgacatataattttgttttaattataaaatctaaatcctaaccactttatttgtaaatccaaaccgacatataatttcgttttaattataaaatctaaaccctaaccactttatttgtaaaccaaaaccgacatataattttgttttaattgtaaaatctaaatcctaaccactttatttgtaaactcaaaccgacacataatttcgttctaattgtaaaatctaaaccaaaccaatatttaactttccttaattaaaattatacagaatttgtttccttaatttgtctttctttctaatttaattttgatttatttttaaaataaaataatgtatagaagattttgattggttaaaaagaaagaagtggaCAAAGGGGTTCACCTTAGGattgaacctaagtatttttcttcaaatttataattaaaactataagaagatttataattaaaattttcaactctacagaggtcaaaaaaaaaaaaaaaaaaacNCATTTTTCTTgcatctatcttaacatttttggagtacatttttgtgtcatcctctcttatctttgtatccaaacaaggtcccaactaaattctctacaatccttacaaccaaacacaatgatTTCCTTAtctgataatattaatttccaaaaaagtatctacctaatttaaagcaatatgttagattaaaatataattctcctttcacttttatttaatcttatatttaattatttaaattactatttaatacataaatttaataaacttttagatttttttcaacatatgatgtgatttgaatttttataaacggatatattttaaaaattattttaggatttttgtaaccaaacaagtatattcaGATATAGATTATTTctcatttgagttattttaatatataatgaatatctattttaacatttttattaattactgtgagaacacacacatatataacaatgtaacatttatattaaaactcaaaaaaacttgatctatttataatatattcaaaagttttttttttaaaaattgttccGTGGTGTACCACAGAGTCAAACCTAGTTAAGGAATAAAAGCAGATACagtgaaaactgaaaaaaataataagtccacacatatataacaatgtaacgtttatattaaaactcaaaaaaatttgatctatttataatatatttaaaagtcttttttaaaaaattgcccCGGTATACCTTTCGAGTGAAACCAAATTAAGGAATAAAAGCACATACactgaaaattgaaaaaaataataagtccACATTCCAAAAAGAGTCAAACTTCTTAAACTCTTTTGGCATGCCACGTCATGAAGTATCCCGCAAAATCTCCACGTTTCCTTGTGTTGCTCTCCAAAGAATCTTACTTGGCTGCGATTACGGGACCAAAGCTTCCTCATTGTTCAagtttgttgcttttttttttttctcatccttaattttattctttcctctcttttctctctctattcctTTCAGTTTTCAGTAAGATCGATCCAAAGGTATGAGAACAGAACAAACATTagttaattttcttatgttcaTCTGCCCTCTTCTTCTATGTCCTGTCTTTTAAGAAAAATCGTGATTAATTACCATAATCACCTACTTGATTAACTCAaatcttgtgtttttagtaTTGGTGATCTCCATTtaataagtttacatattaGTTCAGGTCAATGGGTATTCTACTTTGTTGTTTTCGAATTACGGAACACGTTGATGAATCTCGAAACGTACCAAGAATCAGAGGCTTCACTAACCCAATAACGAATAACTTTTCCCCCAAGGCATCTCCACATATTTAAACCctatttccttttcttgttctCCCTAAAACTAATCGAAGAGCTTAACACTTTCATATTTGATCCAGTTCAAGCAACTATTTGAAAGCCTAGAAAGAGGAGAAATCTCCTATGTcgctgacgaagaagaagacgtttGCCCGACATGTTTCTATGGTAAACAAAGAATTGTAAACCTcggaatttatatttaaaaaacgtTTTGAGTGAGTGAGTGTGTGTTAATAATTCAATTACTATTGTAAATGGAGACAGAGTACATTGAGGAGAACCCCAAGATAGTTTTGCAATGTGGACATATGTTTCACCTTGCATGCATCTATGAATGGATGGAGAGAAGTGAAGCTTGTCCCTTTTGTTCCAaggttaattttttatatatcttaacaCAAATTTGTGGTTGTGtctatatatttcttattatgaccatatttgtttttggaaaataataaattgggtttgatttatatgtttgtGATTTCACATGCAGACAATGCTTTTCTTGAAGGGTGACGAAATTACAGAGCATGTGGAGTAACAATTattcttcttcaacaatttggaaaattttgattaacttatttttggctaaattaataatttcattGTGGTGTTTAatgggatatatatattttcttatttgtgaAATTGTGATATAACTCATTTGGGACAAGTATTAGGAGGTGTGTAGAAAAAATGCCTTTATCTCATCTGTTTTGATCTACAATTCttatgtatactttttttttgttcgttatATTATAATCAACAAAGTTTGTTTGCACCCATCATAACACTAAACGTGCCTCCGCTCCTATCTTGAACAAGCCAATTTTTTGTTGCTGTTCGAGAAAGCAAACAAGACAAATTGAGtagtattcttattttttttttttgaaaacaatggTCTTGAAtctaaaaaatatgtattttttttctttgttatatgaTCTTTGCATAATATCAGGACCAAAATCTTGAACAAAccgcagattttttttttcttttcgaaaaaCCAAAACAGGACAAATTGAGTAGTATTTTTGTTGAACTATCCTCGAGAGCTTCAAGGGACAGTTGAATGGTCACGGTCATCTGATACTGTGTTGTTAACAAGAGCATCAATGCATCGATGTCCACCAGGGCGATAGGAACCCATAGTAACAGGACAACAGAGAAAGCGAGGACTATGTTGTTGTAGTCGGTTAGGGGTTGCTTTGATACCCAAAGCATAAAGGTTGGATCACTTCGCAAGGTCGCAATAAAGATTGTTTGGTACTGGATCCGTGTGATGGAGATGGTTGGGAGGCGATGCTTGGGTTCATCAGGTAAACAGCTTAAGTGGTAGCCGTCAATGAACAAAAAGTGTTCAAAATCAGGGGTGTCACTTTTGCTAGAGCAGTTCAAGGAGCAAAGACCATATATCCGTAtacttttaaaaccaaatctCAAGTCCCTAAGAGCAACTAAGGCCAGGTTCTGAACAAGATATATGGATATCCAGAGTAGGACTGATGTTACCTTTCTCCAATGGAGTCTTCGGCCATTGAGCAGAGGAAAACGGTACAGACCTTGGC from Camelina sativa cultivar DH55 chromosome 7, Cs, whole genome shotgun sequence includes the following:
- the LOC104701538 gene encoding E3 ubiquitin-protein ligase At3g02290-like; translated protein: MGILLCCFRITEHVDESRNVPRIRGFTNPITNNFSPKFKQLFESLERGEISYVADEEEDVCPTCFYEYIEENPKIVLQCGHMFHLACIYEWMERSEACPFCSKTMLFLKGDEITEHVE
- the LOC104701536 gene encoding uncharacterized protein LOC104701536, with product MGKKGDGFFLSRIRANVRVQPPTTTSQHGCSHEPPSSSTEIKGRRIMVVVDSCSEAKNALLWTLSHCAQPQDYILLLYFLKAKPSQSGGALATKEEEEEKEGEESCEKTTTSRANKKVSALKNICELKRPEVKTEVVVVKGDEKGPTIVKEAKEREASMLVLGQKKQHATWRLLMVWASQARPVTSKHDFVEYCINNSPCMAIAVRKRGKKLGGYTLTTKRHKDFWLLA